One Ranitomeya imitator isolate aRanImi1 chromosome 4, aRanImi1.pri, whole genome shotgun sequence genomic window, ATATCAGGGAACATGTCTTAGGTATTTTGGCTGCCACCGATTATACTGATTCTTCTACACTTAAAACTATCCCTAGACACTTCTGGCTGTGCCATGGCTGTGATGCCACCCTACTTAGAATAAAGGGCATTGATTCCCTTGAGGCTAATATCCGTGGGGGGAAACTATCACAGAGATTGGTGCAACTCGAATCCCGTTGGATATGGACGCTAAATACACTACATCCCAGTGGGCTTAATGAGCAAATTAGCTTTCCCCCTTTTCTTTGACACCTGACGTCTGTATAGTCTATGCTTTCCATCTGTGCTATATCAATTTTCTTTGTTTTTAATTCTTCTGATATCTAATTTTAATGTTTTATATTTTGGATATAGGACCTCTAGCTCCATATCGGTGTCCCCGGTTAATGTCCAGCTTTCCATGTACAGAGTGTATTCTGCATGAAGATTCCTCATCTACATTTCTAAGTCTACTATACTATGACAATTTCTATCTATCTAATGTTTTAACTATGCTACGTTTATTCTGACATGATGTTATATAACGTTGGTATATTAATATCTTGTTTAGGGCACATGTGAAATATCTATTTTCTACTAAACATCCTTTTTGCTGGCTATTAAACTGATCTATTTACTATTGGATTTAAAAATTGCTGGCAGCTGACGTTTTTGAAATAGCGGGTTGGTGGTTCCTTTGCAGAGTACGCATGCGGGCCGTGTCCTGCCGTATCTGCCGGCTTTCGGCGTCTCCTGGAAGACGTGATGCCGCGTCACATGACTCTGTCTCGGCTCCGCCCCCCTCTGACGCCGACTGACAGGGTTTGgactctgaccgcgcatgcgtcacTATCGCCATAGAGCATCAGCCCGTACCGTAAATATCGTTCTGCCATCCGCTGCCTTGATGTCTCCCTCACCCTGTTTGCCGGCGCCATGTGGATTTTTTCCGACGTGGCTGAGGTTGTTGAGGTGATGACTGATGGCGCGGCATGTTACCATGACAACTTTGCATTACTTCCGGTTGCACACCGATTGGTTCCGGTTCTGTTTTTAAGCAGCACACTTTTGATTGTATCTATGTCCCCTGACAAAGGCTCCGCCGAAACGCACGTCCCTACGTGGGGACTTGACGTGACGTGGGGTCTTCTGGCACTACCTTTACCCCCTTACTTCCTGGGTGACCCACCGGACTTTGATATAGGTATGCGAATCTTGGTGACTTTGTCTTGATTTTCTTTATACTGCCATCTTATTTATATAACGCTTATAACTGATTGCCAATTTAACTTCTGGGGGATCCAGCTATGATAATGGGTTTACTTATACCCTATTGGGGGTTATACTAAAGGGTTTCTATATAGTTTATTACCAATTGAGAATGGCAAATATGATATTTTGATTGTAGTAGCCAGGGTCTCCATGTCCCATGTCTGTAAAATTGTTTATATGCACTGTGGTTGTATCCACTTCTCTACCTGTTGTCCGTATTGAATTTAAATAAAGCTTTTCTACATAATActtggccttttgatcatcttttttcTTCGGTTGCTGTGTTATATATGTAATTGATGATTGGCCTATAATTTCAGTCCAATATCTGGGACATTAAAATGATTACTCTTGATCAAAATATGTACATTTAAAATTGAAAATGTCGCCAGGATATTTGTTGGGTTATTCATATAATGTTGGGCTTTAGAATATCAGATTTCTATCCATTTGAAAGAGAATATGATGAGCTTCAAACCATGAGCCACAAGAACGCATCATGAAAGGTTTCCGTCTTTCTGTAGGCAAACACCTATGAAAAGTATTGGCCTTTCTACCAGAAGTATGGAGGCAATGGATTTCCTCAGGAACACGTGAAGAAGGCCGTTATGGAAATTGAGGAAATGTGTAATGTTCTACGACATGAAGGCGTTACTGTACAGAGGCCTGAAGTGATCGATTGGTCAGTGCAATATAAAACACCTGACTTTGAATCTACAGGTATGTACTATTCAGTATCAAATAAAAAAGATACACTGATATATCATATCCAAAgaaagagaatcggatcacaccatGCTAACACATGGACCAAACTATGGTCAGagattgatcagagtgtgatttgcataatcggccCTATTATCCCAGATGAGAGAATGTATGGTTGCCTGCACCTGCCCTTTCGGGGATAATAGTGCCCTCTTCTGTCGATTTGTGTGAGTCCCAGTGCATCCACATCCTGTGGATAGGAGATAATGTATATTAAGTGAAGATCCGCTTATACTCATCCCCTAGACAGATAAATAATGGACATTGTCTGGGATGTTGAATTGTCAcatcttaaaggtaacctgtcaggtCCCTATGttctccaacccagcagcattcacttatTTATCAGTAAACTCCTTGCCTGACCAGCCCTGTATAATGTTTTTCAGTACAAATGAGGTTTAAAGAAACATTTATAATGTCCCCGTTTGCTTTGCtaagggctttgactagtcgataaGGCGTTAGTtaccccagactagtcagccctctttccatggtATCACACCCCTGTGGTGTGATAATATAATTTGCACAAGCGGCATAAGTGCCACTCATGCAAATCTGGCGCATGTGCACCGTTCATTCCGGCAGCGTCAGTGCgtctctgaagccaggtgtacaCTTCCCGGCTGCCACTGTCCACCGCGCATTACCAGATGCTATCATCTAAACTTCgggtcatgcgcagtgcatctctGAAGCCAGGAAGCCTACACCCAGCTTCAGAGGCGCTCTGCGCATGACCCGAAGTTCAGAAGGTGGCTACTGGACATGTCCTGGCTGCAGAGGGGCAGTGACACTGCCGAAATGTGCGGCACTCGTGCGCGATATTGGCAGGGGATAGCAATGATGACAGCtcctgcaaattatgttatcagGCCAACAGGGGCTTGATAACaaggaaagagggctgactagtaaGGGATAACTAacaccccatcgactagtcaaagtcctcattagcataggaaacaGGGACATTATAAATGCTTTTTAAAACATCATTCGCACAGAAAGCTCCTCTTTCCTCAAAAAAAAGGTTGTACTGGTAACTTTTTGTCTTATTTATATAAGCCGGACTCATGTGATATTAGTCTTATTATCAGCCTGTGGGCGGATTGGTCAGATCTTGTTGACGTTGCAGAGAAGAGTTGGGGGCACTCATATCGCCACATGCTGCCAGACGAAAAGGGCATTCAGTAAGTAGGGCTCATGAGTCCAGCCATTGTTGCTGGCTCCTAATGCCAGTGCCTGTTGTCATGGCAGTAAATGGCTTCCAACCAATCAGCCAGCTCCACAGTCTGCCTGGGTTTGCACTAACCCTTGTGGGCATTTCTGCTAAATTATGTAACTCTGTATGAATGATTAACCACAGGCCGGGCACACACTGTAATCAGGGAGGTGGAAGTGACTGTGGTTCACGGGGAATGGCAGAATATTCTTCTTAAAGGGTTTCCCccatttttatatataaataaaatttattttgtTAACTTTCATTGTTACATAAATCAGCGTTTTTTGTGTTAAAATATTTTTCCATTATATTTTGCtactttatttagtttttttcttcttttttttacaatttttatatacttttttttacttttttacttatttCTTATATGGAACTTTAACTTGCCTGATTATCGATCTAGAATACTGTTAGTTGCCTGATTACTGATCTAGCATCCTGTTAGTTGCCTGATTGCTGATCTAGCATCCTGTAAGTTGCCTGATTACTGATCTAGCATCCTGTTAGTTGCCTGATTACTGATCTAGTATCCTGTTAGTTGCCTGATTGCTGATCTAGCATCCTGTAAGTTGCCTGATTACTGATCTAGTATCTTGTTAGTTGCCTGATTACTGATCTAGTATCCTGTTAGTTGCCTGATTGCTGATCTAGCATCCTGTAAGTTGCCTGATTACTGATCTAGTATCTTGTTAGTTGCCTGATTACTGATCTAGTATCCTGTTAGTTGCCTGATTGCTGATCTAGCATCCTGTAAGTTGCCTGATTACTGATCTAGTATCTTGTTAGTTGCCTGATTACTGATCTAGCATCCTGTTAGTTGCCTGATTGCTGATCTAGCATCCTGTAAGTTGCCTGATTACTGATCTAGCATCCTGTTAGTTGCCTGATTATTGATCTAGTATCCTGTTAGCTGCCTGAATTATTGATCTAGTATCCTGTTAGTTGCCTGATTACTGATCTAGTATCCTGTTAGTTGCCTTATTACTGATCTAGTATCTTGTTAGTTGACTGATTGCTGATCTAGTATCCTGTTAGTTGCCTGATTATTGATCTAGTATCCTGTTAGCTGCCTGAATTATTGATCTAGTATCCTGTTAGTTGCCTGATTACTGATCTAGCATCCTGTTAGTTGCCTGATTATTGATCTAGTATCCTGTTAGCTGCCTGAATTATTGATCTAGTATCCTGTTAGTTGCCTGATTACTGATCTAGTATCCTGTTAGTTGCCTTATTACTGATCTAGTATCTTGTTAGTTGACTGATTGCTGATCTAGTATCCTGTTAGTTGCCTGAGTATTGATCTAGCATCCTGTTAATTGCTTGATTATTGATCTAGCATCCTGTTAATTGCCTGATTACTGATCTAGCATCCTGTTAGTTGCCTGATTACTGATCTAGTATCCTGTTAGTTGCCTGATTACTGATCTAGTATCCTGTTAGTTGCCTGATTACTGATCTAATACCCTGTAATACTTCCGTACTGCAGGGTATTAGATTTGTCGGTTTACAGTGACACATCTCTTAGACCCCGCTTAGTTCAGATCCTTACAGGCCACTGTATCTGGCTGACCTGAAGGCTATTATGTGGCCTCGGGTTGCCGTGGCAACTACTAGCACTCTGCGATCGTGAAGTGCCAGTAAGGTTAAAGAGGGGACCCCCTTCCTCACATAGCCATCACTGTCACTACTGATAGCGGTATCTGAGGGATTTAGCAGCCTCGATTGGTGCTAATACAGCCATTGCAGCTGGGTATCCGGTATGTTATACCGATAACACCCGCGGATGATGGTGCTGGCTCTGCTTCTGAGCCAGCACCATCATCGCACCATACATGAATGGCACTTTGcaataaagttttaaaaaattcCGCCGCATATTCGCCTACTACCCTGATATAGCAGTGTGGGAAGGAGGCGTCTGAGCTACAATCAGGGGCGATGGACATACTGTTGgtacaacctgtgcagctgcacaggggtccAAGGTGTAAGGAGGACCATTTTCACCTCTAAAGTGGCAAccagcttctgtcacagacacatgATTGGATGGAAAAAGGCCCATTTATTGCATCGGTGCCCTCTCCTGTCTGCATCCGCCATTGGCTCCATTACCATGTGCTTTGACATTGTGATCCGGCATGatgtcattaaagggactctgtcacctgaatttggcgggactggttttgggtcatatgggcggagttttcgggtgtttgattcaccctttccttacacgctggctgcatgctggctgcaatattggattgaagttcattctctgtcctccatagtacacgcctgcgtaaagCAATCTTGCCCTGTGCAggcttgtactatggaggacagagaatgaacttcaatccaatattgcagccagcatgcagccagcgggtaaggaaagggtgaatcaaacacccgaaaactccgcccatatgacccaaaaccagtcccgccaaattcaggtgacaggttccctttaaggggtgccACTCCTCCTTAGTCTCTGCTGTCCCAATGATGTGTCGGCGGGAGGTCAGGTGCCTTGCGGGACATAGTTTGAGACACTTGATCTACCCTAGTGCTATTCCGTTGTCACTAACTCATGTCACTGCCTGACATCAGGAATATTTCACTTCCCCTTGTTAATGGGCATGTTCCCCCAGACACAAGCGGGATCTGACTGTTATCAGACTATGGACTCTGTCTCTGTCCGGCAATGATGTTCGGCATCGGCCTACATGGCTTATACAGGACTGATCACTGTTTTGCTGTGCTGTGTCTGCAGGTCTATATGCTGCTATGCCTAGGGACATACTGCTGGTTGTTGGGAATGAGATCATTGAAGCCCCCATGGCATGGAGATCCCGCTTCTTTGAATACAGGGCCTATCGGCCACTAATTAAAGATTACTTCCGTCGGGGGGCAAAATGGACCACTGCTCCTAAACCAACAATGGCTGATGAGCTCTATGaccaggtacatttttagatattcCTTTCTGCTTTATTTTAAACTTGTAGCCAAGGTAAAGGGCTAATGTGCTGCATTTTCCAGCTTTTACTCCCCCATTGGCACTTTCTTTCCTATATCGTTGGTGGCAGGACTGCCAACTGGGCTAAAGGAGAGGAGATGCTGGCAGTGTGCAGCTCTCTGCAGTCTCTAGAAGGTGCTCAAGAGGCTGAGGCTCCTTGGGGGGCCCTGACTCCTCTCTGCAGCATAATGGCAGGTGTGTTTTGTGTGTGCTGGACTATCATATCACATGTGTGTCCTATGTCTGTCCTCCATGTGTCCGTCATCACTTGTTAGCCATGTTTTGTTATCTTTTCGAATATAACTATTGCAAAGGCAAGTCATCTATCTACCCATACACAGACACATAGACACACAAACATACCACCTATTTCACTGTGTTAGTTTTATGTACCAGACATCCCCAATAAATCTGTCCTAGCAGAAAACAATGCAAGGAGATGGCCTGTAGCTGGAGATGACCCAATATTCTGCATTAAACTAATCATATTATTATGTTGCGCTCTTTACCACTTAGCTCAAGAGATTGTAAATGTTTGGACTACATTCTCCAGATGAGAGTATACATATAAATGAAGAAAAAATCTAGTGATGATGACCATAGGAAATCCTTTTCAGACTATACTTGCATCGTGTGTCCACTAGAGGGGGCTGCTGTGCAGCAATACTTTCCTACAACCACAGCACACATGACCTCAGCAGACCGCAGTAATCACCATGACTAAATGCTATTTCATGTATTTTCAGATGCTTAAAACATAAACTCACTTTCTGAGGTCAAGTAAGAGACCCCTGCACAGTGTAGACACAGAAGCCTTTACACAATGTAGCAGAAAATTCTGGAAACTGGATCAGTACATAGCTACGAGACCCTCGATCCAGCAAactaatataataaataataaaaacatttaCTACAATAATAACTTATTGCAGGAAAATGTAGCTGGAAGTAAAACAGATAGCCGGTGACCACTATTTGCATGTGACAAGCATTTTCTGATCCTATGCGATCGATCTTCCTATTTAAGACATCAAGATTAAAGGGATCAGATGATCCTATTGTTAAGATTACAAAGTGCTTGTAAAGAGAAGTAACTTTGCAATTCATgtatttacctcttattaaaaattctCTGGCACGGATTGTTTTTTTAATGGACATTTAACTACTCGTTgcatccttagggtatgtgcacacgctgcggattttgctgcggatccacagcggattggaccctgcggatttgcagcagttttccatgagtttacagtaccatgcaaacctatggaaaacaaaatccgcagttcacacgctgcggaaaaaacctcgcggaaacgcagcgttgtttattccgcagcatgttaattctttgtgcggattccgcagcggtttacacctgcccctcaataggaatccgcaggtgtaaaaccgcaggtggaatccacattaaaaccacggtaaatccacggtaattccgcagtaaatccgcggtgcagattacctgcggatttaccaaaatcagtgaggaaaaatccgcacaacattccgcaacgtgtgcacatacccttcagaAGTGCAAGCAGCAAACCTGGAGGCAGAGCAGCAGTGCGCTCGTGAAAAATAAAAGTGGACAAACATACATTTATATAATCAATAAACTGTTCATTCTATCAGAGTAATATTTAAAAACCAACACTCAGTACAATATAAGCCATTAAGTGACATATCTGCCATGTTTTAGATTCACAACACCTATTGAAATGTAGCAGAGCTTAAATTTGCTTTTCCACTCTTCCGGGGTaacatactcagctctgctgcattatcATGGCATGGCAGTTTTTACAGGACTATAAACAGTAGTGATCACAAGCAGCAGACATTAGTATTCTGGTAGTCGCCATACTTCCGCCTTACAGAGCGACCCCTGCACCATAGGGATATACAGATGCATCACAAGGCACAGATCCTCACAGCCGTACATGTTCTGATCGCAGAGCGCCGATCCTGATAACTCACTATGTGATTGCCTTTATTTCAGGAATACCCTATCCGTACTGTAGAGGACAGACACAAGCTCGCTGCTCAAGGAAAATTTGTTACTACTGAGTTTGAGCCCTGTTTTGATGCTGCTGACTTCATGAGAGCCGGAAGAGATATATTTGCACAGAGAAGCCAGGTAGAGTGTATATACCGCCAACCAGGACATCATGGCCGCCACATGCTCTGTCACTGAGGTGTTACTGCTGGGGTAACATTACAGATTGTATGTGGCAGCATTGGGGATTATGTTGCTGCTATAAAAAATGGAGGATGCTCTGACTCGGGGGCAGAGTTTTACAGATGGCGTTCTATCATCCTGTTCTACCGGCTCaggggcatcttatagggccattggTTTATGGCACTGGTACTTTAAATCTTTAAATACCATAATGGAGAAGACATAATAACTATTGTAGGAAGTTTTGAAGTTGTCACAGAAAATATGATTTCCTGATTCTCATCCTCTACTGTATTCAGATATTATATTAAAATTGCCGCTGTTCCTTCTAGAAAACATTTATATACCGTAGTTATATCTTACCTGTTcttttagtcataggggtgtgctttATTGTGTTCAGTCAGGGTTGTCCCCGCTCACACAATTTGAATTGTTCCTGGGGTTGCACTGATGTCACTGAAAATCCTGCACTTGCACAAGGTTTACTGTTtcgcggcgcctgcgcagtgtgtaTTGGGGAGCCGCGCATGCGCAATATGTAGTTGCTGACCCACACTTGCACATTGCCCATCGGCAATCCGCGCTTGCGCCGTGATGAGCGGCTACCCTCGCATACGCACTGTAGCTGGTTTTAGTTCCCAGCTTCACTGACTGTCTGCGCATGCTCCGGCACCTGCGCACACAGTCAGTGAAGCTGGGAACTAATACCAGCTTCAGTGCACACGCGCAGGTAGTCACTCGTCACAGCGTATGTGCGGATCGCCGATGGACAATGTATAAGTGCGGGTCCGCAACTACATATCGCGCAAGCGCGGCTCTCCCAATGCACACTTTACAAAGCGTTGCAAAACACGAACTGCGAGAGCGCGGGATATACAGAGACTTCGGCGCAACCCCGGGAACAACTGAAATTGCGTGGGCGGGAACAAGCCTGACTGAACAGaatgaagcacacccctatgactaaacgAACAGCTAAGATATCACTATATAAAGTGTTTTTTTATAAGTATTACAGTGGCGATTTTAATGGGAAAATCATGtcagtgatgcacattgcatcactaacaacggACCAGGGACACTTTACATGCTACAAAggccatgacaggttccctttaaggttatgaTATAATGGATAATTGACAGCCACAAGGACCAGATATGTTAGTGTTGATGCTAttaaattctgttttttttctttaggTGACAAACTACCTTGGAATTGAATGGATGCGCAGACATCTGGCACCCGAGTACAAAGTGCATGTCATCTCCTTTAAGGACCCCAATCCTATGCACATTGATGCAACCTTCAATATTATTGGACCAGGCCTTGTACTCTCTAACCCAGATCGCCCCTGCCATCAGGTGattacaaaatattgatttctatctatctgtctgtctgtctgtgtgtctgtcgctGGGGTGGGCAGTAAATTTGCCCAAAGAGCCacatgatatattgtgattgtgtgTAGGCCCGAACCAGGCCGCTGAACTTAATTCTGTTTATCATTATTGTTTTATATTAATtattatcacttaatattgagaagAATTAAGTCTGTTGACTAGTTATTATTACTGCTAATAAATGTTATGATGGGGCTGATTAtaacatatactagatggtggcccgattctaacgcatcgggtattctagaatatgcatgtccacatagtatattgcccagccatgtagtatattgcccagccacgtagtatattgccaagccacgtagtatattgcccagtcacgtagtatattgccgagtcacgtactatattgcccagtcacgtactatattgcccagccacatagtatattgcccagccacgtagtatattgcccagccacatagtatattgcccagtcacgtagtatattgcccagtcacgtactatattgcccagccacatagtatattgccaagccacgtagtatattgcccagccataggtatattgcccagccacatagtatattgtccagtcacatagtatattgcccagtcacgtactatattgcccagtcacgtactatattgcccagccacatagcatattgcccagccacgtagtatattgcccagccacatagaatattgtccagccacgtagtatattgcccagccacgtagtatattgcccagtcacgtagtatattgcccagtcacatagtatattgcacagcccgcgtagtatattggacagcccgcgtagtatattccccagcccgagtagtatattgcacagcccacttagtatatagcaatatgggcatcatatccctgttaaaaaaagaattaaaataaaaaatagttatatgctcaccttccgttggcccctggatccaggaagcgtttaccgacgctcctcacgcgctccggtctcaagagtgcattgcggtctcgcgagatgatgacgtagcggtctcatgagaccgctacgtcatcatctcgcgagatcgctatgcatggagcggtcactggagcgtcgcgaggagcgggaaaggcgccggaaggtgagtatatgatgattttttattttttgtattatttttaacattagatctttttactattgatgctgcatagacagcatcaatagtaaaaaagttggtcacacagggttaatagcaatagcagcgttaatggagtgcgttacaccgcggcataacgcggtccattagcgctgccattaaccctgtgtgagcgctgagtggaggggagtatggagcgggcactgactgcggggacgaaggagcggccatgttgccgccggactgcgcccgtcgctgattggtcgtggcaatggtcgtgggcgttttgccacgaccaatcagtgacttggatttccatgacagataggccacgaccaatgaatatccgtgacagacagacagaaagacagacagacagaaagacggaagtgacccttagacaattatatagtagattcttaaCCTGTAGAAGTGAATCAATACCATAAGATTTCCTGATTTTTGAAAACTTTATATAAAGCAGTGAATTATACTGTTCCTGTTAATCAGCCCTTGTATTTTGATCAACAGCTCCCAAAACAATATGATGCCTCCACATTCTCCACGCACAGTGTAATGTCCTAACATAATAATATGTCACCACATAGtccgttaaagtgaacctgtcaacccgaactacaagagaaaaaaaataacttttattacactCACCTGCGTCGCTGTTCTTGGTctggggtctcccatcttcttacgacgctgccctcctgcttgcttcctgTGGATGATGTGtcgctgcatcatccacacagtctcctcgcaCAGtctcctctctgacttttcccggcacctgcgcactgcagtactttgctctgccctcaacaggacagagaagtacacctgcacaggagagcggtgccgaggagactgtgtggatgatgcagggacgcgtcatccacacaaagcaagcaggaaagcaggagggcagcgatcataagaagatgggaggtgccggaccaagaagagcgacatccctcggaccggaccgccccgcaggtgagtataataaaagttatttttcttctcttccaggtaGGGTTGGGGGAagatatacagtattatagaatgctgtatataagccctgaaaggtgatggccatatcttatatcagccagaactggtgacaggttccctttaaacagtaagATGTCCCCTGAAAGCCTCCTACAAAGTATGACAACCCCACATAGCCTcactacacagtattatgtcccacaCATCCCTCCCATTCAGAATGTCACCACACCACCCCTCAAACAGTGTGGCATCTCTATAAAAGCCTGCCTACGCAGACTGAtgtccccacatagtataatgtcacCACACAGCTGCCTACACATTGACATGGCCACAAAGCCTCACTACACAGTATTCTACACAGTGTTCTGTCCCCACGCACAGAATGATTACCCCCACACAGCCCCATTACATAGTATCATGTTTCCACACAGCCACCCGCTCAGAATGATGTCCCAACACAGTCCCATGACACCGTATTATGTCATTTACCGGTATCTACATCACCAGGATGCAGATAGTGAAAGTGAGACGCTGGGTGGAGGGTGGCAGCATGGTGCAGGATGTCACTGCATAAAACCCTATGACTGTACCAGTCTGCGGGTCAGGTCTCCTCTATACCATCAGATCATACATTGCACTGTGTtataaattattatgcaaattgaatttaagtgtcataaagatttaattgttttgtttttcaaatacatttgtggatagtattgtgtctcagggctcaatggataacTTAAattaatcttaaacacatgtgataattagttttcccggTGATTCTaactaaaggaaaactacttaaaaatgatgttccacattattaagcaggccacaggtttcaagcaatatgggaaataaaaaggatctctctgctgctgaaaagcattgaaTAGTGCAGTGCCTTCGAcaagtatgaaaacattagatatttcacgaaaacttaagagtgatcatcatactgtgaagagatttgtgactgtaaCAGAGCACAGactgagttcatgcagataaaggcataatgaggaaggtttctgccagacaaattcattgtattaagagcagctgccaaaataccattacaaagcagcaaacagctatttgaagctgctggtgcctctggagtctctcgaaactcaaggtgtaggatcagggccggcgtcagcacccggcgtacccggggaaGGGCTGggaccctggcgagacgggggcccATTTACGGTAGTAATGGTTGGTA contains:
- the GATM gene encoding glycine amidinotransferase, mitochondrial isoform X1 translates to MLRVRCVRGGSRGAEAVHYIGSMLSKGLVGWVQRTFQSTQAAAATQKVCTADETVSQDSPVCSYNEWDQLEEVIVGRPENASVPPFTVEVKANTYEKYWPFYQKYGGNGFPQEHVKKAVMEIEEMCNVLRHEGVTVQRPEVIDWSVQYKTPDFESTGLYAAMPRDILLVVGNEIIEAPMAWRSRFFEYRAYRPLIKDYFRRGAKWTTAPKPTMADELYDQEYPIRTVEDRHKLAAQGKFVTTEFEPCFDAADFMRAGRDIFAQRSQVTNYLGIEWMRRHLAPEYKVHVISFKDPNPMHIDATFNIIGPGLVLSNPDRPCHQIELFKKAGWTVVTPPTPLIPDDHPLWMSSKWLSMNVLMLDEKRVMVDANETSIHKMFENLGISTIKVNIRHANSLGGGFHCWTCDVRRRGTLQSYFS
- the GATM gene encoding glycine amidinotransferase, mitochondrial isoform X2 produces the protein MEIEEMCNVLRHEGVTVQRPEVIDWSVQYKTPDFESTGLYAAMPRDILLVVGNEIIEAPMAWRSRFFEYRAYRPLIKDYFRRGAKWTTAPKPTMADELYDQEYPIRTVEDRHKLAAQGKFVTTEFEPCFDAADFMRAGRDIFAQRSQVTNYLGIEWMRRHLAPEYKVHVISFKDPNPMHIDATFNIIGPGLVLSNPDRPCHQIELFKKAGWTVVTPPTPLIPDDHPLWMSSKWLSMNVLMLDEKRVMVDANETSIHKMFENLGISTIKVNIRHANSLGGGFHCWTCDVRRRGTLQSYFS